A window of Daucus carota subsp. sativus chromosome 2, DH1 v3.0, whole genome shotgun sequence genomic DNA:
ATGTACAGTAGATAGAGATTAGATTTGAGAGTAATGATAAACTAGTTTAGGATTAAATATTAGTCGATGCCTTGATGGGGTTTGGTTTGGtctttgttttttatttgttttgttgttgAGATTCAGAAGTTTCTTAATATTGACTTGCAAAACAAATCAAGAATGTAATAATTATGTGGAAAAGATATATTGAAtcgaataattttttaaatatgcaTGTGAAATAAAGAGATGCGAAAGTGAGAACGGAGatcaatatatttgaattttaataaatcaataatatgaaaatttaaataataattcattAATTTATCATAGATAAACATGtactataatttatatatatgatttattattttattgaagtTTAAATGTATAATAAGTATATATTGcaagatattatttattaatatatttaggatgttaatttattaaaatagaatataaaataatgttacaATATTGAGATGAtatgattaatttattaatagtttcaattttaatcatatttacACAATCCAATACAAACCGGGGAAGATTTTCTCATATGATATACTACATCTATTCCGTTTTCTTACAATCACAGAATATCTGGACAATTATTACGCTAACGCCTCTGGCTGTAACCTGTAAGAAGTTACccaatttttagattttttttaacaaaataaaattaataatcaatcaaaaagaaaaagaaaaaagacgggtaaaataaaaaagaagccGAAATAAACGTGAAGAAGAAGACGCGAAACGAGAAGGTCCTCACATTCTCACTTCATTCCCGCAttcttctctctctctacacTACCCTTTTCAAATCCTAACCATCACAGCTTCTCTCTCTAACATATGATCTTACAGGCTCTCAACgtcactttctctctctaaatttttttaatcgaCATTGTAGAGATTCagaaggtttgtaataattgtaATAAAAGTGATCGATCATGTCGTCTTCGGATTCCGAATCATCTTCTTCGTCAAATAGCAAAGAGTACAAAAATTTTCGACAAACCAGCCGTGGAAGTATGTTCTCTATTTGCAAATTTGTTAATGTGCTTGCATATAATTCGATTTGGAATTATTTTTTTACGATGTATGTGTTATATTAAGCCCTCCTCTCGGATTTTGATTTTTCCTATAAATTAACGGTGCTATTAATGTAATTTAATCTAGGAATAATAAGATGATACTGACTTTTTCTTAGATTGCCGATATGAGTATAGTCGATTTAGACCTGGGAAATAAGGAATCGAAAATGATCAAAGGGGACCTTATGTTAGTTTAGGTTTAGCATGGGTATCAATTTTTCTGCGGTTTCTATAGTTTGCAAACAGCGCCGCTTAGTTACTTATTAAACTTGTTTTGTGCTTTAGGGTTGTTGTACGAAATGCTCAGATCATGCAGAACAGGGGACTCGAAAGCTTGGAAGGTGTGTGTTAACAAATCATTCTATTTATGATTGTGTTAGTagataaaataaaactatataaaatatCAGCTTCTTTTAGTAATGTTTAGGCTTAGGAGATACCAGGCGCTggattagtttttttattaaagctTTCTTAGTGGTTGTGCTTGGCGCGATGATCAAAAACTTTTAATTACCGCTCTCTCAGAACAAGTCACTGTGGTGCATCTGTAATTATTGTGAGAGGGCGTCTTGGTTTTATGGTTTCCATCAACCATTGAAAACACTATCAAGAAACAAAAACTTAATTAGATACTTACGGACCAACTATATAACCATTTTTGTTCAACCTTCTACAGGTATTAATTATGGATAAGGTTACTGTGAAAGTCATGTCTTCCTCTTGCAAAATGGCGGATATAACAGATGAAGGAATATCTTGTAAGTGTTTATGGAGAGCACACAGTTAGTATACTAATAATTTCTACTTACATACCTACATGTCCATACACAAGCTTATCATTGCTTAGAAGGTCTCGGAAATAAATAAGGCTTCACCTAGGTACCAGATGGTGGATCTCGTCATTGCTTagaaatcatttatttatatgaatctgTAATACAAGCTGTTGTTTGGGAGCTCCAGCTCGACTCGTATACACAAGCTTGACTGGTCGCGAGTTTCAAATCAGTCGAGTttgaaaatagttttttttttttttgagcttGTTAATTTGTAAGCTGAATCGAGCAAAAGCTGATGAGGTCGCTTCATTGGGGCTCAAGACTTAGTTCGAGCTCAGCTCAGCTCAAAATTTTTGATACTTTAATTTGTTATAGTTGATGAGTATTATAATAGTTTGTTTGGATCATACTATAAATTAGGTCTTACGATAACACAAAACCAAAATCTAAACAAATGTcttattatcataattatagacattataaaattaaggttgCTTGCCTTGACTTGAGCACGACTTGTTCTGGTGGCTAAGCTCGAGCTCAACCTTTTGTGAAACACATAAACAAGCTTGAGATTGTGGTGACCCTGAGTGCAACACTGTAATTGGCTTGtttagattttataatttattggaTCTTGAAAATAATCTGGAGCTCGAATTTGTTCATCCAAACTCAGCCCTGGTCGAATTACAGATCTGAATTTATATTAAAGTTCATGAGAACACACAGTTGttctccatatatttttgtaaaacacATACGTCGTGATACTGCTCATAGTCTTAGGTTCATTATTTTACTTGAGTCGTATACTTCTCCcaataagaataaaaaaaaattataataccaCCTGGAGTATTCTACTGAACTTGCTTGTCTCTGGCTAGAAGGGGTAGGCGCTTGATGCTCATTTGCTTTTAAGACGTTTTATTTTCCGGAcagtatatttgtatataatgaaatcagatttaattatgtattgtatatatattattatgcatTTTCGTCTTCATTTTTAGTATTCATAAAGTTTAACTAAAACAGAAAATATACAAATCATGGCTTTCCACAATTAACAGTTCTGTTCTCCTGTGGTATATTGTTACTAGTCCTTGTAAGTTTGTCGACTCTTCTGATTCAATAGTCCATCAAAATTGTCTTTGCACTTCCCTTTCTGAAGCCAATCAAATAGTTGAGACACAGATATTGCTTCTTGTTTTTGTCTGATTGTGCTCTTGATTACATAATGTCACTAATTATTTCTTCTTTACACAGTGGTTGAAGACCTATTCCGGAGAAGGGAGCCCATGCCTTCTATGGATGTGATTTATTTCATACAACCTTCAAAAGAGAAGTATGAATCACCCTCAAGCTTATCACTCCCCAAGTCTGAACCTTTAGTTTCTTAGTATGAACGGAGATTCAGGAGCTCTTTGTAAGATTTGTGCTGTGTGTTGCTAATATTTTGCAAAAACCCCGTTTGAGCTTGGCTTGGCTTGTTACCTGGCAATATTAGTACACTCAAATATTTTATTCGAATTTTAAAAGTTCCTTAAACTCATGATAGAACCTAAAGATTCTatgaagaaaagaaattatGAAGGCTATTACTTAAGTTTAGGACATGTGAGGTGAAATGTATAATGCATTACCAGCTCTTTCCTCAGCGTCAAGTCAGCTGAACCTACACTTCTAGTACCATAAAATGCTTCCAGTATCTTCTACTGTCTGGGGAAgatcattaaaatattacatatgCCCTTATAGTCGCCTATATAGGTAAATCAAAGTCAGTTGATGGTCATATGAATATGCATATATACTTAGTTCATAGAATTAAATCGTTATCCAGAGCCTTTCTGCGACTTCTATTAAAGGGATATTTATGGAATAGCAAAGTCATTCTTCAAAAAATTGTTCTAGTCTTCACCTTTTTATCTTCCCAAAATTTCAAGTCTGCatgagactttttttttttttttttgctaaattgcATGAGACTTTTAGTTATTACTGGCGTAAATGTGGAACTGCAAAAGTTGCATCTGAGCTGGAGAATCGGTGAGATGGTCCTAGACTTCTGAATTTCGGTTACTGATATTTGTTAAGAACCAATTTGTGGGTAATGTATACATCAAATtagattatgatttttttggcAATGTTAAAGTCTGCAAAATCATGCATtacatataatcatatatgaACTCCGCGTGTCCTCAAATGTATCTGAATCTATCTGACGGTACCCTGATGATGTGAAAATTCGTGGGACCGGCAGTTGTAACATgaaagtaaaagttgattactCTAATCTTCCTGCAATATATCCATGcaaattttttttggaaatgGACTTCTTCTTCATGTTTCCTTAGCATTGCTAGTGGGAGTAACAGAGATTAATTTTCCTTACCATTTCTAATGGGAgtaatagagattaattatttttatagacCTCTGGCTTATGTATCGTTATTATGGTGCAATTGTTGTGGTGaacaaaattgatatattttatgaatttaatctTTATAATTCCAAATTCTTCTGCCTTACCTTTCTTATCAGTTATCTCTTAGAACTTCTAGTCCAAATGATAAATTACTCTTATGAATACCAAGACTGATATTacattttttgataattatgCAGTGTAATAATGTTTCTATCTGACATGTCAGGAAGAGAACCCTTGTACAGGAAGTAAGCAGAAAGTATCCATTTCTTTTAAGTAGGGATACTCAGATTCCTCATTTTTTTGGTGGGAGTGaattctttgattttcttttttcacCTTGTTGCAgagcatttatatattttagttcgCCTGTTCCGAAAGACTTGCTCTCTCGACTAAAAGGCGATACTAGTGTTCTACCACGCATAAGTGCATTAAGAGAGGTCTAATTTATGATatccaaataaaaaattttacgTAACACATCAATGCCTTCTATGTTACCCCGATTTTTTTATGTCACCTTGAGTATCCATGTCGGACATCCGATGCTTGGACACTTCACTATGGGACAAAAATATTcagtaaatttaaaattttgccaAGTCGGACACTTGGACACTTCGGGTCCGGTAACATAGATTGTCTTTAGAGTTTGAAATATGGAAAGTAGCATTTAGAGCTAAACTCGGCACTTTTTTTCCTTTGAACTTTTGAATGCAGATGAACTTGGAGTACTTTGCCATGGACAGTCAGGTAGATTATTGTCATCTATAtatatccccccccccccccccctctcaaacacacacacacacttgcgGACGCTAACACACACATAGTTTCACACCCTTGGTTGGTGCTGATTTTACCATTAGCCAGATTATTACCAACACATTGATATAAACAAACTAACACAATTAGTCCTAGGAAGACGAGTCTTGTCATATTGACCCCTAATATCTTGTGTTTTCAGCTTATTAAATGTTAAAATGAATATAGTCATAATCATTAACTTAGGCAAATTGTGTTAATTTTTCCAACCATCATGCGAGCATGGAATACTTATCTGCGATAAAATGATTTACAAGTGACATCATTTGTTGTCTTGAAGAAATTTATAATGGGGGTATATTATATAGAGTATATCAAAAGTAGGTTTAGAGAGTCTAATTGTCATAGATAGAATCAGGTATAATACTGATGATCTGAAGTTATGGTGTATTATTTGTTCCTTATCTGATGCGGTAGAGTTGGCTTAAAGATACCCatgttatttaaatatatacaaccAATTTTTTGCAATAGGTCTGGAAGAATTGATTTGGAATTACTGCCCATCAATTAAGCAGAAATATACAACCATTAACTAGTCTATCTTTATGACTGGGTATCtggatattatatatgaaaattatcTTGGATTGGTATAGTTCTAAAGCATAGCGTGACTGCACAGTGTATTATCAGTCATTATCAACAATCTATATTTGATGCAGGGATATATCACTGACCATGACAGAGCTTTAGAAGATCTCTACTGTGAAGGCGCTGAGAATTCTCGTAAAGCTGATATGTGCATGAGCACAATGGCTACTCGAATTGCAACTGTTTTTGCTTCACTAAAGGTATAATGCAAGGTTGTCGACTTTCTTTTTATATCAGCAACATATTTGCATTATCATAAGTATTATTGTTCCATCTACTATGTCTTCTGTTTTATTGTTGAGTTCTTCATATAAATTAAACCTATAACGAGGGTAGCTTTAATATTTGCCTATAAGCCTATTAACCTTTGTGTGATTAAAAATTTGTTGTTTGTCTTTGAATTACAACTAATGTTTCATCATCATGTCAAAATGTGATTTGAACACTACATCGATCTCAAGTAATGTACAAGGTTTTTGGGTCCTTCCTAAAACTGATAGAAGCCAACATTATGTGTATAAGCAGCAAGAATATGTATTTACCTTGTGAGATTACTTTCAGTCAAGGGTAAGATAGGAAAAACTTCCTTATCTTTTAAGTTAAATCCACACTGGATTATTGATTAAATTGTCTGGTAATATTAGCTTTGGTAAATTATAAAACAGAGTTCATAGTCATATGAGTCTCCATCATAATGATATACCTTAAATACAACTTTGTGAAGAAGATGGTTTTGTCATTGTTACATTTATgctttcaaattaaaaaaccaTTAGAATATTATAAGAAAGGACCAATGCATCAGATATGATAGGTCTTGACTGAGAAACaccttgatgctttattgattaTGGCTGTTGTTTGATATGAGAATTTCTTTATCTGCCTCAATATTTGTTGATCAGTTTGTAGTGTTATAGAAGCCTCAGTTATATGTCCTCTGTCATAGAACATTATCTTTTATGTCGAAAACTAGTTATATGTCCTCTGTCATAGAACATTATCTTTTATGTTGAAATGCACGAACTCCATTTTGTTAACCATGTATGCACAACTGCAGGAGTTCCCATTTGTACGGTATCGTGCTGTTAAGGATGATGATGAACCAAAATTTCGTGACTTGGTCTGTAAAAAGTTAGCAGCTTCTGTTTGGGACACTATTTCCACATATAAGTCTACTATTCCTAATTTCCCCAAAAATGAAACATGTGAATTGCTTATTCTAGATAGATCCATCGATCAGGTAAGACATATTTTTCCTTACGAACTTCCTCTCCTCTTTAAGTcttttatatgattattgttGTTATTACATTCAATATGTTGTGAATGATTATTTAGATTGCCCCTGTAATACATGAATGGTTCTATGATGCCATGTGCCATGATTTGCTGGATATGGATGGGAATAAATATGTTGTCGAGGTGCAATTTCTTCTGCTTATATGTTACTAATGTTCCCTGGTAAATGTTAAAGGAACCTCTACCTTTGCTAAAACCCTTTTTCTGTAGATTGCCAGCAAATCTGGAGGTGATCCTGAAAAGAAGGAGGTGCTTTTGGAAGATCATGATCCTGTTTGGCTTGAGCTTCGCCATGCCCATATAGCAGATGTATGTTTATTAcctgaattttatattatctgttTTTCTGATGAGTTTAAATGTTCTTTCCCACTAACTGGTACATTAGGCTAGTGAACGGTTGAGTGACAAGATGACAACCTTTATGTCGAAAAACAAAGCGGCGCAACTTCAACAAAAGTAAGTACAGGTTACATatcaatatcaatttttttattatcctCTCAGATCTATTTGATTAGTACATTCTTTGGAAATTGGAGTATTTTAGTTTAGGCTTTCTTTTAGGGTTTTCTTAACATGCAATTATCATTATTATGCTGACCACTAGGCCTTAGGCCTCGACATGGTTGTCTGCTACATACATTCCCGCGAACCACTCTATGCTCAGTGCTCACGCCATCCAGGGACAGGTAGCATAACCGTTTATAGTCAAGGCAATGCATTCTGGAGAATAGTCGGCCTATATTCCCACATCATCTAGAAAATATCTTTATAATAACTCGAGTATTTAAAGTAATAGTACTCGTGCTTCCACTTATACTTTGTAATTGTTAGAATAGTATATCTACCTAATGGAGTAAGTTGTTATGCCTAGAGCTCTTAGAACTTGCTTATTGTAACctcaaatattgattataattttttttgtaatttaagttactttttaatatttggCATAATGATAATAGAATTAAGTTTTGTGCTTAGCTGTTGAGTTCTTATGCAATTCCTCAAATaccatatattttcatgttaccGAAAGTTAAGCTTCAtgcagttttttttaataagcaGAGTCAATTTTCAGTCggtatcaaatttttattaccAGATTTGGCTTTGATTTGAAAGTTGAATTTCACCCGTTTTGCTATGTAATTTGAGTTTAAAAAACTATATCTCTTCTAGCATTTTTCTCACGTTATATTTGGCTTTCTTTAGAGATGGTGAAGAATTATCTACAAGGGACTTGCAGAAGATGGTTCAATCCATGCCACAATATAATGAAGTAAAGGAAAAGCTCTCTGTCCATGTTGAGGTTAGTTCATGTCTTTATCACTTTCAAATGCCTAAAAAATTTCTTGTTCCTAGTTAATTTGTTAGTAATTAGTTTAATGCACATATACTGACTGCATGGCTCATGTTCATATACAAGGCATCTTAACCTAACGACTGCCGACAAGGTAAATTGCACTTGTCTCTTTGctgaatcatatttatatattagcgAACATTGTTCCATGCATGAAAACAAAATCTTAGATTCAGTTTTTTTTATAGTGAATCCAAGTGTCTATATGGTGATTCTTGTATGCTTAATGCTTATGTTGTTAGATATGACTGTTTTATGCTGACCTATATTACCAATGGATCAGTCTGGTGTTTTAGTAGAAAGTTTTGTCTATTAAACGGAATCTTGATTCGCCCCTTCTTTCTAATTGAAGGGTCAAACCAATATAACAGTAAATTTCATATTCAGGTGATGGGCCTATTTTTGGCCGGGTTTTTAGAACGAATAATGACAAAATCCCCGGATTTATGTTCTGATGATGTATCTGGTGGGTCAAATTTGTATGATTTGGATTCTGTATCCGAGTCCCAAGGGTCTAGGTATAAAGTCATATTTTGCTTATAGTAGTGATGATACTATCACTGCATCTTAGCGTCAAAGTTCCTTGTTTCCATTTTTCCGGAAAAGGGGCCGGGTTTCCAAGTGACACACTTTAATGAGCACAAATATATTGATATCTACTTTAAGGATTTTGTGTCCAAAGGACAATAATTTTAGGATCAGAATTTAATAACTCTATACGTTATGATTTTGTTTTTGCATTTCACTCAGATAGCTGgacaaataaatcaaattataagAGAGGAGGGACTTCGTGATCTAGGACAACTTGAGCAGGACCTTGTGTTTGGTGATGCAGGATCAAAGGAAGTTATCAATTATCTCAGGTCAAATCAGGTGATTGCGATACTGCTTTGATTAGTTATAAAAGTGGGTGAGGCCCATATAATTGTGCCAGACTTGGCATTTTTACCAGTTGTCTGTTCTCTATTTTCTGTTTCAGGATGCTAGTTATGAGTGTAAATTGCGTTTGATGTTAATTTATGCAACTGTGTATCCGGAGAAGTTTGAAGCTGACAAAGCATCAAAGTTAATGCAGGTAACGTGTTACTAGTTCTCCGAAACCTTTTAGTAAACCAAACCAAGAATATTTTGTGAAGGCATCATGCAGTCTTTACTCTGAATTTTCCTTTCGTATAGTTGGCGAAACTAAGCCAGGACGAAGCGAAGGTCGTGAAAACATTGCTATCACTTGAGGGAGCAGACAATAAACAGAAAACCCGTGGGACTTTTTCACTTAAGTTCAATTCCCAAAAGGTAAAATGTGATTGCATATTGAGAACAGTAAATATCTCTGCAAATCTGCTCTGTGACATTGAAGGCTGCCAATCTTTGATTGGTGTATTTGTCTTTTAGACTAAAACTGCAGCTAGAAAGGATAAATCAGGGGAGGAGGAAACATGGCAGCTCTTTCGATTTTTTCCAGTTCTAGAGGTACATTTATAGATATAACGATAATGACACGTGTCAAGCTATCAAAACTCTAAGATGTTTTTACATTCAGTTAAATCATCTTTCAGGAGTTGATTGAACAACTTACCAAAGGTAATTTACCAAAGGATGAATACGGTTGCATGAATGAACCTTCCCCAGTTGCTCAGAAGGCTAACACTGGGGGTGCTCAGTCAGCGAGAGGAGGAAATCAATCTAATCCACATTCAGTGAGGTCAAGAAGGACAACGAACTTGGTACGACCTCGTAATTCTGATGATGGATATTCGAGGTAACacacaattatttttttaatctttcagTTGAATTGATGTAAAGGCTATAAAGGCACAGACTCGTAGTTCTAATTAATATTTGGCAACATGAATTCCATCAACAAGAATGCACagattctttttaattttaagaaaattgtgTTTTTTCAAATAACCAGTTATACAGTTTCCTCTCCGTGATGACCTACTGTGTATTACTTCTTACAATTCTTTACAACTGCTTTTTTGTTCCAGTGATTCCGTTATTGGGCATGCGCAGAATGATTTTAAAAAGATGGGGCAGCGTATATTTATCTTCATTGTTGGTGGGGCGACACGATCAGAGGTAAGTTGTTCTGGATTTTCTATTTATTGTAAGGAGACCGGATTTGTGGCCCTTGTTTGATTGCCTATATTGCTGTTCTCAGTTACGGGTTTGTCACAAGCTCACAACAAAATTAAGGAGGGAAATAGTCCTTGGTTCAACAAGTGTTGATGATCCAAACCACTACATTACGGTAGTTTTTTTCCTCAATATTCTCTTATTCATTTGGTTTGTCCCTCTCCCTTTATAGCCTATATCTTGACATGGTTAAAATAGTTTTAACCTTACAGACATTCACGTAATCAGCATGCATATAGTTCCTAGACcagaaatttataaaatatctcATATATATCAACCACTATTATGACTTTGAGATGATCCAAACATACTAGTTTCAGGGCTACGTAGAAGTTCAATGAGTAACTACATAATCTTTGCATAGCTTTGGACAATTCTTACTTTTGTATGCTGCAGAAACTGAAGAACCTATCAGGAATAGAGCAAAATTAGAACATAAAGTTCCTGCTGTTATGGTGATCTGGAATATATAGTACCCCTCCAGCCAATCAGGTTAGTTCGGAAATTtcgttttattttctttaaatttcATTAGcttaatgtatatttttatcttgGCTTCCGGTTTTAAATCTAGATATTAGGACCACTATTATGACTTGACTCGCTTTGTAACTTGGAGGATCTGAGCAGTCATAAGGATACATAGATAGATGTTACTACCAGATAATCCTTGCTGCACCAATCTGAAGAGCAAGAAAATTTTGGCTTCGTCAGggaaaaatttgtatcatttTTGTCAAGCTGTTGATCCGATCTTGTGGAGTTCCACTCTCGCAGTGTAAAAAATCTTATTGTATTATTCGAACGAGCGTATTATGCTTTCCTGTTGCCTGTTGGTGAGAGCTTGGACAAATAATGTATCATGTTTATAGGGAGCTCAGTTGTATTCACTCATATTACGGGCTCTTATTGTAAAAATAGTTTACAGAACTAATATAAATAACTAATGAGGGTAGTGGAGATCCGTTGTAGTTGCTAAGGAAGCCTTGAAGCTCTCCTCGGCTAAGAGTTAATAGTGTTAAACATGAATACAAGGAACTCGCAGCTAAGATGCTCTGTTGAC
This region includes:
- the LOC108209671 gene encoding protein transport Sec1a isoform X3; translated protein: MNLEYFAMDSQGYITDHDRALEDLYCEGAENSRKADMCMSTMATRIATVFASLKEFPFVRYRAVKDDDEPKFRDLVCKKLAASVWDTISTYKSTIPNFPKNETCELLILDRSIDQIAPVIHEWFYDAMCHDLLDMDGNKYVVEIASKSGGDPEKKEVLLEDHDPVWLELRHAHIADASERLSDKMTTFMSKNKAAQLQQKDGEELSTRDLQKMVQSMPQYNEVKEKLSVHVEIAGQINQIIREEGLRDLGQLEQDLVFGDAGSKEVINYLRSNQDASYECKLRLMLIYATVYPEKFEADKASKLMQLAKLSQDEAKVVKTLLSLEGADNKQKTRGTFSLKFNSQKTKTAARKDKSGEEETWQLFRFFPVLEELIEQLTKGNLPKDEYGCMNEPSPVAQKANTGGAQSARGGNQSNPHSVRSRRTTNLVRPRNSDDGYSSDSVIGHAQNDFKKMGQRIFIFIVGGATRSELRVCHKLTTKLRREIVLGSTSVDDPNHYITKLKNLSGIEQN
- the LOC108209671 gene encoding protein transport Sec1a isoform X1; the encoded protein is MSSSDSESSSSSNSKEYKNFRQTSRGRLLYEMLRSCRTGDSKAWKVLIMDKVTVKVMSSSCKMADITDEGISLVEDLFRRREPMPSMDVIYFIQPSKENVIMFLSDMSGREPLYRKAFIYFSSPVPKDLLSRLKGDTSVLPRISALREMNLEYFAMDSQGYITDHDRALEDLYCEGAENSRKADMCMSTMATRIATVFASLKEFPFVRYRAVKDDDEPKFRDLVCKKLAASVWDTISTYKSTIPNFPKNETCELLILDRSIDQIAPVIHEWFYDAMCHDLLDMDGNKYVVEIASKSGGDPEKKEVLLEDHDPVWLELRHAHIADASERLSDKMTTFMSKNKAAQLQQKDGEELSTRDLQKMVQSMPQYNEVKEKLSVHVEIAGQINQIIREEGLRDLGQLEQDLVFGDAGSKEVINYLRSNQDASYECKLRLMLIYATVYPEKFEADKASKLMQLAKLSQDEAKVVKTLLSLEGADNKQKTRGTFSLKFNSQKTKTAARKDKSGEEETWQLFRFFPVLEELIEQLTKGNLPKDEYGCMNEPSPVAQKANTGGAQSARGGNQSNPHSVRSRRTTNLVRPRNSDDGYSSDSVIGHAQNDFKKMGQRIFIFIVGGATRSELRVCHKLTTKLRREIVLGSTSVDDPNHYITKLKNLSGIEQN
- the LOC108209671 gene encoding protein transport Sec1a isoform X2 — protein: MFLSDMSGREPLYRKAFIYFSSPVPKDLLSRLKGDTSVLPRISALREMNLEYFAMDSQGYITDHDRALEDLYCEGAENSRKADMCMSTMATRIATVFASLKEFPFVRYRAVKDDDEPKFRDLVCKKLAASVWDTISTYKSTIPNFPKNETCELLILDRSIDQIAPVIHEWFYDAMCHDLLDMDGNKYVVEIASKSGGDPEKKEVLLEDHDPVWLELRHAHIADASERLSDKMTTFMSKNKAAQLQQKDGEELSTRDLQKMVQSMPQYNEVKEKLSVHVEIAGQINQIIREEGLRDLGQLEQDLVFGDAGSKEVINYLRSNQDASYECKLRLMLIYATVYPEKFEADKASKLMQLAKLSQDEAKVVKTLLSLEGADNKQKTRGTFSLKFNSQKTKTAARKDKSGEEETWQLFRFFPVLEELIEQLTKGNLPKDEYGCMNEPSPVAQKANTGGAQSARGGNQSNPHSVRSRRTTNLVRPRNSDDGYSSDSVIGHAQNDFKKMGQRIFIFIVGGATRSELRVCHKLTTKLRREIVLGSTSVDDPNHYITKLKNLSGIEQN